In one window of Episyrphus balteatus chromosome 3, idEpiBalt1.1, whole genome shotgun sequence DNA:
- the LOC129917132 gene encoding 60S ribosomal protein L15 — MGAYRYMQELYRKKQSDVMRYLLRIRVWQYRQLTKLHRSPRSTRPDKARRLGYKNKQGFVIYRIRVRRGGRKRPVPKGCTYGKPKSHGVNELKPTRCLQSIAEERVGRRLGGLRVLNSYWIAQDASYKYFEVILIDTHHNAVRRDPKINWICKHVHKHRELRGLTSAGKSSRGIGKGYRYSQTIGGSRRAAWKRKNRLHLRRKR, encoded by the exons ATGGGTGCGTATCGTTATATGCAAGAACTTTATCGCAAGAAGCAGAGCGATGTTATGCGCTACTTGCTCCGTATTCGCGTGTGGCAATATCGTCAATTGACTAAATTGCACCGCTCGCCGAGGTCAACTCGCCCAGATAAGGCACGTCGTCTGGGATACAAGAACAAACAAGGATTCGTCATCTACCGTATCCGTGTTCGCCGTGGAGGTCGTAAACGTCCAGTGCCAAAGGGTTGCACTTATGGTAAACCCAAGAGCCATGGTGTTAACGAATTGAAGCCTACTCGTTGCTTGCAATCTATTGCTGAG GAACGTGTTGGTCGCAGACTCGGTGGATTGAGAGTACTCAACTCTTACTGGATCGCTCAAGATGCTTCGTACAAATATTTCGAAGTCATCTTGATCGATACCCATCACAATGCCGTTCGTCGTGATCCTAAAATCAACTGGATCTGCAAGCACGTGCACAAGCATCGTGAATTGCGTGGACTTACTTCAGCTGGCAAGAGCTCCCGTGGCATTGGAAAAGGCTACAGGTACTCTCAGACCATTGGTGGTTCACGTCGCGCTGCCTGGAAGCGCAAGAATCGTCTGCACTTGCGCAGGAAGCGATAA